One genomic region from Ornithinicoccus hortensis encodes:
- the carB gene encoding carbamoyl-phosphate synthase large subunit, whose amino-acid sequence MPKREDIHSVLVIGSGPIVIGQAAEFDYSGTQACRVLREEGIRVVLVNSNPATIMTDPEVADATYVEPITPQIVEAIIAKERPDAVLATLGGQTALNTAIALHESGALERYGCPLIGANVEAIQLGEDRQLFKGVVERCGAEVAASRICHSMEECLAAAEDLGYPVVVRPSFTMGGLGSGFAHDEAELRLIAGAGLQDSPTTEVLLEESILGWKEYELEVMRDSADNVVVVCSIENLDPMGVHTGDSITVAPAMTLTDREYQQLRDIGIAIIREVGVDTGGCNIQFAVNPQDGRVIVIEMNPRVSRSSALASKATGYPIAKIAAKMALGYTLDEVPNDITSPGDTSGGASSPGSPRYSSAFEPTLDYVVVKVPRFAFEKFPAADPTLTTTMKSVGEAMSIGRNFTEALQKALRSVERKGSSFHWRPDEDPTGEGMARALLDQARTPTDGRLVLVQQALRGGLDVEEVHDATGIDPWFLDQIVLINQVAEELAAATHGPTGRVTPELLRRAKRHGFSDAQVAEITGMGEAVVRGLRHALGVRPVYKTVDTCAGEFAAQTPYHYSSYDTETEVAPRERPAVLILGSGPNRIGQGIEFDYSCVHASLALREAGFDTVMVNCNPETVSTDYDTSSRLYFEPLTLEDVLEVVYAERQAGPVAGVIVQLGGQTPLGLAAALKAEGVPVVGTSPEAIDLAEDRGAFGRVLAETGLTAPRHGTAYSTEEALEVAHEIGYPVLVRPSYVLGGRGMEIVYDDESLERYVSRATQAAPEHPVLVDRFLDDAIEIDVDGLYDGRDLYLGGVMEHIEEAGIHSGDSACVLPPVTLGREEMSRVREATRLLAEAIGVRGLINVQFALAQDVLYVLEANPRASRTVPFVAKATGVPLARAAARVMLGATVAELREEGLLPADRDGARLPVHAPVSVKEAILPFRRFRTTTGQAVDSILGPEMRSTGEVMGIDKDFGTAFAKSQLRAGSALPTSGTVFVSVANRDKRSMIFPVKRLVDLGFTLVATEGTADVLRRNGIPAQVVRKHSQGPGPDAEPTIVDLITGGRIDMVINTPSGRDARADGYAIRAATTSLDKPIITTVQQVGAAVLGIEAMQTGRMRVASLQEHAAALDLYGRHTAPDAATP is encoded by the coding sequence ATGCCCAAGCGTGAGGACATCCACAGCGTCCTGGTGATCGGCTCCGGCCCGATCGTCATCGGCCAGGCGGCCGAGTTCGACTACTCCGGCACGCAGGCCTGCCGGGTGCTGCGCGAGGAGGGCATCCGGGTCGTCCTGGTGAACTCCAACCCGGCGACGATCATGACCGACCCGGAGGTCGCCGACGCGACCTACGTCGAGCCGATCACCCCGCAGATCGTCGAGGCGATCATCGCCAAGGAGCGCCCGGACGCGGTCCTGGCGACCCTCGGCGGCCAGACCGCGCTGAACACGGCCATCGCGCTGCACGAGTCGGGCGCGCTGGAGCGCTACGGCTGCCCGCTGATCGGGGCCAACGTCGAGGCGATCCAGCTGGGGGAGGACCGGCAGCTGTTCAAGGGCGTGGTCGAACGGTGCGGGGCCGAGGTGGCCGCCAGCCGGATCTGCCACAGCATGGAGGAGTGCCTCGCCGCGGCCGAGGACCTCGGCTACCCGGTGGTCGTGCGCCCCTCCTTCACCATGGGGGGCCTGGGCTCCGGGTTCGCCCACGACGAGGCCGAGCTGCGGCTCATCGCCGGCGCCGGGCTGCAGGACAGCCCGACGACCGAGGTCCTGCTGGAGGAATCCATCCTGGGCTGGAAGGAGTACGAGCTGGAGGTGATGCGGGACAGCGCGGACAACGTGGTCGTGGTCTGCTCGATCGAGAACCTCGACCCGATGGGCGTGCACACCGGTGACTCGATCACCGTCGCCCCCGCGATGACGCTCACCGACCGGGAGTACCAGCAGCTGCGGGACATCGGCATCGCGATCATCCGCGAGGTCGGCGTCGACACCGGCGGGTGCAACATCCAGTTCGCGGTCAACCCGCAGGACGGCCGGGTCATCGTGATCGAGATGAACCCCCGGGTGTCCCGCTCCTCGGCGCTGGCCTCCAAGGCCACCGGGTACCCGATCGCCAAGATCGCCGCGAAGATGGCGCTGGGCTACACCCTCGACGAGGTGCCCAACGACATCACGTCGCCCGGAGACACCTCCGGTGGAGCGTCGTCCCCGGGTTCCCCTCGGTACTCCTCGGCCTTCGAGCCGACGCTGGACTACGTCGTGGTCAAGGTGCCCCGGTTCGCCTTCGAGAAGTTCCCGGCGGCCGACCCGACGCTGACGACCACGATGAAGTCCGTCGGCGAGGCAATGTCGATCGGGCGCAACTTCACCGAGGCGCTGCAGAAGGCGCTGCGCTCGGTCGAGCGCAAGGGCTCCTCCTTCCACTGGCGGCCCGACGAGGACCCGACCGGGGAGGGGATGGCCCGGGCACTGCTGGACCAGGCACGGACCCCGACAGACGGCCGGCTCGTGCTCGTCCAGCAGGCGCTGCGGGGCGGGCTCGACGTGGAGGAGGTCCACGACGCCACCGGGATCGACCCGTGGTTCCTGGACCAGATCGTCCTGATCAACCAGGTCGCCGAGGAGCTCGCCGCGGCGACGCACGGCCCGACCGGCCGGGTGACGCCCGAGCTGTTGCGCCGGGCCAAGCGGCACGGCTTCTCCGACGCCCAGGTCGCCGAGATCACTGGGATGGGCGAGGCCGTCGTCCGCGGGCTGCGGCACGCCCTGGGGGTGCGGCCGGTCTACAAGACCGTCGACACCTGCGCAGGGGAGTTCGCCGCCCAGACGCCCTACCACTACTCCAGCTACGACACCGAGACCGAGGTGGCCCCGCGGGAGCGTCCGGCGGTGCTCATCCTGGGCTCGGGCCCGAACCGGATCGGGCAGGGCATCGAGTTCGACTACTCCTGCGTGCACGCCTCGCTGGCGCTCCGGGAGGCGGGCTTCGACACGGTGATGGTCAACTGCAACCCGGAGACGGTGTCCACGGACTACGACACCTCCAGCCGGTTGTACTTCGAACCGCTCACCCTGGAGGACGTGCTCGAGGTGGTGTATGCCGAGCGCCAGGCGGGCCCGGTCGCAGGGGTGATCGTGCAGCTGGGCGGGCAGACCCCGCTCGGGCTGGCGGCCGCCCTCAAGGCGGAGGGGGTGCCCGTGGTGGGCACCTCGCCGGAGGCGATCGACCTCGCCGAGGACCGCGGTGCCTTCGGGCGGGTGCTGGCCGAGACCGGGCTGACCGCCCCCCGGCACGGCACGGCATACAGCACCGAGGAGGCGCTGGAGGTGGCGCACGAGATCGGTTACCCGGTCCTGGTGCGGCCCTCCTACGTCCTCGGTGGCCGCGGCATGGAGATCGTGTATGACGACGAGTCGTTGGAGCGGTACGTCTCCCGGGCCACGCAGGCCGCCCCGGAGCACCCGGTGCTGGTCGACCGCTTCCTGGACGACGCCATCGAGATCGACGTCGACGGCCTCTACGACGGGCGGGACCTCTACCTGGGCGGCGTCATGGAGCACATCGAGGAGGCCGGGATCCACTCCGGCGACTCGGCCTGCGTGCTGCCGCCGGTGACGCTCGGCCGGGAGGAGATGTCGCGGGTGCGCGAGGCGACCCGGCTGCTGGCCGAGGCCATCGGCGTCCGCGGCCTGATCAACGTGCAGTTCGCGCTGGCCCAGGACGTGCTCTACGTGCTGGAGGCCAACCCCCGGGCGAGCCGCACGGTGCCCTTCGTGGCCAAGGCCACCGGCGTCCCGCTGGCGCGTGCCGCGGCGCGGGTGATGTTGGGCGCGACGGTGGCCGAGCTGCGCGAGGAGGGCCTGCTGCCCGCCGACCGGGACGGTGCCCGGCTCCCGGTGCACGCCCCAGTGTCGGTCAAGGAGGCGATCCTGCCGTTCCGCCGGTTCCGCACCACGACCGGCCAGGCCGTGGACTCGATCCTCGGGCCGGAGATGCGCTCCACCGGTGAGGTGATGGGGATCGACAAGGACTTCGGCACCGCCTTCGCCAAGAGCCAGCTGCGGGCCGGGTCGGCGCTGCCCACCTCCGGCACGGTCTTCGTGTCGGTGGCCAACCGGGACAAGCGCTCGATGATCTTCCCGGTGAAGCGGCTGGTCGACCTGGGGTTCACCCTGGTGGCGACCGAGGGCACCGCGGACGTGCTGCGCCGCAACGGGATCCCCGCCCAGGTGGTGCGCAAGCACAGCCAGGGACCGGGCCCGGACGCGGAGCCCACGATCGTGGACCTGATCACCGGCGGCCGGATCGACATGGTGATCAACACCCCCTCCGGCCGGGACGCACGGGCAGACGGCTACGCCATCCGGGCCGCCACCACGAGCCTGGACAAGCCGATCATCACCACCGTGCAGCAGGTCGGGGCGGCGGTCCTGGGCATCGAGGCGATGCAGACCGGACGGATGCGGGTCGCCTCGCTCCAGGAGCACGCCGCCGCGCTGGACCTGTACGGACGGCACACGGCTCCGGACGCGGCCACCCCGTGA
- a CDS encoding dihydroorotate dehydrogenase electron transfer subunit, with protein sequence MTVRVLGPLEAEVVATRPEGAFQHVSLTVPDPGGQAAPRPGQFVVLPPEPGGGRVLPRTWWLAGARGGPGHPSTVEVVLPPADLVPGDRIRVTGPLGRGFTLPTQPVPVVVVGHEAAQAPARWLAALLAARGAPVHLVLSARDADHHLDLGAARRTAVGVQLARPDGVQDTVLTEATRHGAGVVYAAGPLTVVRAAAAAARRAGVVSQLTAFDAGDAVACGVGLCGACAVHLAGPDGQPVAVRPCAVGPVVRGDLLLPEPADAP encoded by the coding sequence GTGACCGTGCGGGTGCTGGGCCCCCTGGAGGCCGAGGTCGTCGCGACCCGGCCCGAGGGTGCGTTCCAGCACGTCTCGCTCACCGTGCCGGACCCGGGTGGCCAGGCGGCGCCACGCCCCGGACAGTTCGTGGTGCTGCCCCCGGAGCCGGGCGGCGGCCGGGTGCTCCCGCGCACCTGGTGGCTGGCCGGTGCCCGCGGCGGACCGGGCCACCCGAGCACGGTGGAGGTGGTCCTGCCCCCGGCCGACCTGGTGCCCGGTGACCGGATCCGGGTGACCGGGCCCCTGGGGCGCGGCTTCACGCTGCCCACCCAACCGGTGCCCGTGGTCGTCGTGGGGCACGAGGCCGCCCAGGCCCCGGCCCGTTGGCTGGCCGCGCTGCTCGCGGCCCGGGGCGCACCGGTCCACCTGGTGCTGAGCGCCCGGGACGCCGACCACCACCTCGACCTCGGGGCCGCCCGCCGCACCGCGGTCGGGGTCCAGCTGGCCCGGCCCGACGGGGTGCAGGACACCGTCCTCACCGAGGCCACCCGGCACGGGGCCGGGGTGGTGTATGCCGCCGGTCCGCTCACCGTGGTCCGTGCCGCCGCCGCGGCGGCCCGGCGGGCGGGGGTGGTGAGCCAGCTCACGGCCTTCGACGCCGGGGACGCGGTCGCCTGCGGGGTCGGGCTGTGCGGCGCCTGCGCGGTACACCTGGCCGGCCCGGACGGGCAACCGGTCGCCGTGCGTCCGTGCGCGGTGGGGCCCGTCGTGCGCGGGGACCTGCTCCTGCCCGAGCCGGCGGACGCCCCGTGA
- the pyrF gene encoding orotidine-5'-phosphate decarboxylase — MTQGQAFGARLTAAMERHGPLCVGLDPHAALLEQWGLPDTAEGVRRFTDTVLKAVAGRVAAVKPQSAFFERHGAAGVQVLEDALVRLRGSGTLSLLDAKRGDIGSTMGAYAEAYLADGAPMAADAVTVSPYLGYGSLRPAIDLAADTGRGVFVLALTSNPEGAEVQHQGDPSVAARVVRAATEDNAGAAPAGHVGLVVGATVGPQAARLGLDLAAVNGILLAPGIGAQGARPADLRAGFGDARSRVLAPVSRGLLVSGPTVEGLRDAADRLAEELSAALGE; from the coding sequence ATGACCCAGGGACAGGCGTTCGGCGCCCGGCTGACGGCCGCGATGGAGCGGCACGGCCCGTTGTGCGTGGGGCTGGACCCGCACGCCGCCCTGCTGGAGCAGTGGGGCCTGCCGGACACCGCCGAGGGGGTGCGCCGCTTCACCGACACGGTGCTGAAGGCTGTCGCCGGCCGGGTCGCCGCGGTCAAACCGCAGTCGGCCTTCTTCGAGCGGCACGGGGCCGCCGGGGTCCAGGTCCTCGAGGACGCCCTGGTCCGGCTGCGCGGGAGCGGCACGCTGTCGCTGCTGGACGCCAAGCGCGGTGACATCGGGTCCACCATGGGCGCGTATGCGGAGGCCTACCTCGCCGACGGGGCACCGATGGCCGCCGACGCGGTCACCGTCAGCCCCTACCTCGGCTATGGCTCCCTGCGCCCCGCCATCGACCTGGCGGCCGACACCGGTCGGGGCGTCTTCGTGCTCGCGCTGACCTCCAACCCGGAGGGTGCCGAGGTGCAGCACCAGGGTGACCCGTCCGTGGCGGCCCGGGTGGTCCGCGCGGCCACCGAGGACAACGCGGGGGCCGCGCCGGCCGGGCACGTCGGCCTGGTGGTCGGTGCCACGGTGGGTCCGCAGGCGGCCCGGCTGGGGCTCGACCTGGCCGCCGTCAACGGGATCCTGCTGGCGCCCGGCATCGGGGCGCAGGGCGCCCGGCCGGCGGACCTGCGGGCGGGTTTCGGGGACGCGCGCAGCAGGGTCCTGGCCCCGGTGAGCCGCGGGCTGCTCGTCTCCGGACCGACCGTGGAGGGGCTGCGGGACGCGGCGGACCGGCTCGCCGAGGAGCTCTCCGCGGCGCTGGGGGAGTGA
- the mihF gene encoding integration host factor, actinobacterial type, whose translation MALPQLTPEQRADALAKAAAARRERAAVKNRLKNAQGSLADVIAEGKDNDVIGKMKVSALLESMPGVGRVRAKQIMEEVGISESRRVRGLGANQAQKLLERFSQA comes from the coding sequence GTGGCTCTTCCCCAGCTGACACCCGAGCAGCGCGCGGACGCGCTCGCCAAGGCGGCGGCGGCGCGCCGTGAGCGGGCAGCAGTCAAGAACCGGCTGAAGAACGCTCAGGGCTCCCTCGCCGACGTGATCGCCGAGGGCAAGGACAACGACGTCATCGGCAAGATGAAGGTGTCGGCCCTGCTCGAGTCGATGCCCGGGGTCGGTCGGGTGCGGGCCAAGCAGATCATGGAGGAGGTCGGCATCTCCGAGAGCCGGCGGGTGCGGGGGCTCGGGGCCAACCAGGCGCAGAAGCTGCTCGAGCGCTTCAGCCAGGCCTGA
- the gmk gene encoding guanylate kinase has protein sequence MVTDPSPGTGTDAGEGTPTRRLVVLAGPTAVGKGTVAAHVRAHHPEVWLSVSMTTRAPRPGEVDGVHYHFVDDAEFERLREAGEFLEWAVVHGRAKYATPRAPVEQALAQGRPALLEIDLQGARQVREQMPEALFVFLAPPSWEELVDRLVGRGTETEEERTRRLATARTELAAVSEFDTTIVNDQVARAASELVSLMVDPRTTGQPVRKHTT, from the coding sequence GTGGTGACCGATCCCTCACCGGGGACCGGGACGGACGCCGGGGAGGGGACTCCGACCCGGCGTCTCGTCGTGCTGGCCGGGCCGACGGCCGTCGGCAAGGGGACCGTGGCGGCGCACGTGCGGGCGCACCACCCGGAGGTGTGGCTGTCGGTCTCGATGACGACGCGCGCACCACGGCCGGGGGAGGTCGACGGGGTGCACTACCACTTCGTGGACGACGCCGAGTTCGAACGGCTCCGCGAGGCGGGGGAGTTCCTGGAGTGGGCCGTGGTCCACGGCCGCGCCAAGTACGCCACCCCGCGCGCCCCGGTCGAGCAGGCCCTCGCGCAGGGGCGACCCGCCCTGCTGGAGATCGACCTGCAGGGGGCCCGCCAGGTGCGCGAGCAGATGCCGGAGGCACTGTTCGTCTTCCTGGCGCCGCCCTCGTGGGAGGAACTGGTGGACCGGCTGGTTGGTCGGGGCACCGAGACCGAGGAGGAACGGACGCGCCGGCTGGCCACGGCACGCACCGAGCTGGCCGCCGTCTCCGAGTTCGACACGACCATCGTGAACGACCAGGTCGCCAGAGCGGCCTCCGAACTCGTATCATTGATGGTTGACCCCCGAACGACCGGACAACCCGTGAGGAAACACACGACGTGA
- the rpoZ gene encoding DNA-directed RNA polymerase subunit omega, producing the protein MIGTIANPDGITNPPIDSLLERADSKYALVIYAAKRARQINAYYSQLSEGLLEYVGPLVESDVTDKALSIALHEVDQGKLHLSDVDPA; encoded by the coding sequence GTGATCGGCACCATCGCCAACCCCGACGGCATCACCAACCCGCCCATCGACAGCCTGCTGGAGCGCGCGGACTCCAAGTACGCCCTCGTGATCTACGCGGCCAAGCGAGCCCGGCAGATCAACGCCTACTACTCCCAACTGTCCGAGGGCCTGCTGGAGTACGTCGGTCCGCTGGTGGAGTCCGACGTGACCGACAAGGCGCTGTCGATCGCGCTGCACGAGGTCGACCAGGGCAAGCTGCACCTGTCCGACGTCGACCCCGCCTGA
- the coaBC gene encoding bifunctional phosphopantothenoylcysteine decarboxylase/phosphopantothenate--cysteine ligase CoaBC — MRVVLGVTGGIAAYKACSLVRDFTEAGHEVTVVPTRAALHFVGEATWAALSGRPVATEVFQNVHEVPHVRLGQEADLVVVAPATADLLARAAHGLADDLLSNTLLTARCPVVLAPAMHTEMWLHPATTANVATLRERGVHVMEPASGRLTGTDTGPGRLPEPGQIFAECLRVLESTGAPQDLAGRSVVVSAGGTREPLDPVRFLGNRSSGKQGYAVARVAAARGAVVRLVSANADLPAPDGVQVTPVETALELQQAMTEAAAGADVVVMAAAVADFRPAVYQDAKIKKSHEPGAEQAPVVELVRNPDILAGLVRDRGEGDRPVIVGFAAETGDATGDVLSLARAKLARKGCDLLVANEVGRSLAFGQDENTVHLLRPDREEARTVGPADKEVVAAALWDEVVNLLATPPTPRP; from the coding sequence ATGCGGGTCGTGCTGGGAGTGACCGGGGGGATCGCGGCCTACAAGGCCTGCAGCCTGGTACGGGACTTCACCGAGGCCGGGCACGAGGTCACCGTGGTCCCCACCCGGGCCGCGCTCCACTTCGTCGGTGAGGCCACCTGGGCCGCGCTGTCCGGCCGCCCGGTGGCCACCGAGGTCTTCCAGAACGTCCACGAGGTGCCGCACGTCCGGCTCGGCCAGGAGGCCGACCTGGTCGTGGTCGCCCCCGCGACCGCCGACCTGCTCGCCCGCGCCGCGCACGGGCTGGCCGACGACCTGCTCAGCAACACGCTGCTCACGGCCCGCTGCCCGGTCGTGCTGGCCCCGGCGATGCACACCGAGATGTGGCTGCACCCGGCGACCACCGCCAACGTGGCGACCCTGCGGGAGCGTGGCGTCCACGTGATGGAGCCCGCCTCCGGGCGGCTGACCGGGACCGACACCGGGCCGGGCCGACTGCCCGAGCCGGGCCAGATCTTCGCCGAGTGCCTGCGGGTGCTCGAGTCCACCGGCGCGCCCCAGGACCTGGCCGGGCGCAGCGTCGTGGTGTCGGCGGGGGGCACCCGCGAGCCGCTGGACCCGGTCCGCTTCCTGGGCAACCGGTCCTCGGGCAAGCAGGGGTATGCCGTGGCGCGGGTCGCCGCGGCCCGCGGCGCCGTCGTGCGCCTGGTCTCGGCCAACGCCGACCTCCCCGCCCCCGACGGCGTGCAGGTCACCCCGGTGGAGACCGCCCTGGAGCTCCAGCAGGCGATGACCGAGGCCGCGGCCGGGGCAGACGTCGTGGTCATGGCCGCGGCCGTCGCCGACTTCCGGCCGGCGGTCTACCAGGACGCCAAGATCAAGAAGTCCCACGAGCCCGGTGCCGAGCAGGCCCCCGTCGTGGAACTGGTCCGCAACCCCGACATCCTGGCCGGCCTGGTTCGGGACCGGGGCGAGGGGGACCGGCCGGTGATCGTGGGCTTCGCCGCCGAGACCGGGGACGCCACCGGTGACGTGCTGTCCCTGGCGCGGGCCAAGCTGGCCCGGAAGGGGTGCGACCTGTTGGTCGCCAACGAGGTCGGTCGCTCGCTCGCCTTCGGCCAGGACGAGAACACCGTCCACCTGCTGCGCCCCGACCGGGAGGAGGCCCGCACCGTCGGCCCCGCCGACAAGGAGGTCGTCGCCGCGGCGCTCTGGGACGAAGTCGTCAACCTGCTGGCCACACCGCCCACGCCCCGCCCGTAG
- the metK gene encoding methionine adenosyltransferase, which produces MTRLFTSESVTEGHPDKICDQISDGILDELLALDPGSRVAVETMVTTGLVHVAGEVRTTGYVEIPRIVRDTILAIGYDSSAKGFDGTTCGVEVSIGEQSLDIAAGVDTAYEHRSGATQDVRDLLGAGDQGLMFGYACNDTPELMPLPIFLAHRLAERLSEVRKTGELDYLSPDGKTQVTIAYDGDTAVRLDTVVLSTQHRADISLADQLEPDIIAHVIDPVLERALADGVTIRTGDHRVLVNPTGKFVTGGPMGDAGLTGRKIIVDTYGGMARHGGGAFSGKDPSKVDRSAAYAMRWVAKNVVAAGLADRCEIQVAYAIGAAQPVGLYVETFGTENHPVERIQDAIDKVFDLRPAAIIEELDLLRPIYRPTAAYGHFGRTTAAGVERPFTWEALDRVESLQSAI; this is translated from the coding sequence GTGACCCGTCTGTTCACCTCCGAGTCCGTCACCGAGGGACACCCCGACAAGATCTGCGACCAGATCAGTGACGGCATCCTGGACGAGTTGCTGGCCCTGGACCCCGGGTCCCGGGTGGCAGTGGAGACGATGGTGACGACCGGCCTGGTGCACGTGGCGGGGGAGGTCCGGACCACCGGGTACGTCGAGATCCCCCGGATCGTGCGCGACACCATCCTCGCCATCGGCTACGACAGCTCGGCCAAGGGGTTCGACGGGACCACCTGCGGGGTCGAGGTGTCCATCGGGGAGCAGTCGCTCGACATCGCCGCGGGGGTGGACACGGCATACGAGCACCGCAGCGGGGCCACGCAGGACGTCCGCGACCTCCTCGGGGCCGGCGACCAGGGGCTGATGTTCGGCTACGCCTGCAACGACACCCCCGAGCTGATGCCGCTGCCGATCTTCCTGGCGCACCGGCTGGCGGAGCGGCTCAGCGAGGTCCGCAAGACCGGGGAGCTGGACTACCTGAGCCCGGACGGCAAGACGCAGGTGACGATCGCCTACGACGGCGACACGGCCGTGCGGCTGGACACCGTCGTGCTGTCCACCCAGCACCGGGCGGACATCTCGCTGGCCGACCAGCTGGAGCCCGACATCATCGCCCACGTGATCGACCCGGTCCTGGAGCGTGCCCTGGCCGACGGGGTCACCATCCGGACCGGGGACCACCGGGTGCTGGTCAACCCGACCGGCAAGTTCGTCACGGGCGGCCCGATGGGGGACGCCGGGCTCACCGGGCGCAAGATCATCGTGGACACCTACGGCGGCATGGCCCGGCACGGCGGTGGCGCCTTCTCCGGCAAGGACCCGTCCAAGGTGGACCGCTCGGCCGCCTACGCGATGCGGTGGGTGGCCAAGAACGTAGTCGCGGCCGGCCTGGCGGACCGCTGCGAGATCCAGGTCGCCTACGCGATCGGCGCCGCCCAGCCGGTGGGTCTGTACGTGGAGACCTTCGGCACCGAGAACCACCCGGTCGAGCGGATCCAGGACGCGATCGACAAGGTCTTCGACCTGCGCCCGGCGGCCATCATCGAGGAGTTGGACCTGCTCCGGCCGATCTACCGGCCGACGGCCGCCTACGGCCACTTCGGGCGGACGACCGCGGCGGGGGTGGAGCGCCCGTTCACCTGGGAGGCGCTGGACCGCGTCGAATCCCTCCAGTCGGCCATCTGA